The following proteins are co-located in the Poecile atricapillus isolate bPoeAtr1 chromosome 20, bPoeAtr1.hap1, whole genome shotgun sequence genome:
- the ENDOG gene encoding endonuclease G, mitochondrial, with translation MLRARWVLPLAVGAGLGAALARWEHRERGDAAEGLLARLPVLPAVAAASLPAPPGSGRTELSKYGLPGLAQLRSRESYVLCYDPRSRSALWVIEQLNRDTLSGASDRAACDFQEDDSVHEYHRATNADYRGSGFDRGHLAAAANHKWSQKAMRDTFYLSNIAPQNPHLNQNAWNNLEKYCRSLARNNRNVYVCTGPLFLPRMEADGKMYVKYQVIGKNNVAVPTHFFKVLILEKESGEIELRSYVMPNSPVDDKIPLERFLVPIESIERASGLLFVPNILRRTSNLKAITAGKH, from the exons ATGCTGCGGGCCCGGTGGGTGCTGCCGCTGGCGGTGGgcgcggggctgggggcggccCTTGCCCgctgggagcaccgggagcggGGCGATGCGGCCGAGGGGCTGCTGGCCCGCCTGCCCGTGCTGCCCGCCGTGGCAGCGGCCAGCCTGCCCGCGCCGCCGGGCTCGGGGCGCACCGAGCTGAGCAAGTACGGGCTGCCCGGGCTGGCGCAGCTGCGGAGCCGCGAGTCCTACGTGCTGTGCTACGACCCGCGGAGCCGCAGCGCGCTCTGGGTCATCGAGCAGCTCAACCGGGACACGCTCAGCGGCGCTTCGGACCGCGCCGCCTGCGACTTCCAGGAGGACGACTCGGTGCACGAGTATCACCGCGCCACCAACGCCGACTACCGCGGCAGCGGCTTCGACCGCGGGCACCTGGCCGCCGCCGCCAACCACAAGTGGAGCCAGAAGGCCATGCGGGACACCTTCTACTTGAGCAACATCGCCCCGCAG AATCCTCATCTAAATCAGAATGCCTGGAATAACCTTGAGAAGTACTGCAGAAGCTTAGCAAGAAACAACAGGAATGTCTATGTCTGCACAGGACCCCTCTTCCTGCCCAG GATGGAGGCTGATGGGAAGATGTATGTGAAGTACCAGGTGATTGGGAAGAACAACGTGGCTGTCCCCACCCATTTCTTCAAGGTGCTCATCTTGGAAAAGGAGAGCGGGGAGATTGAGTTGCGCTCCTACGTGATGCCCAACAGCCCTGTGGATGATAAAATCCCCCTGGAACGGTTCCTGGTTCCCATTGAGAGCATTGAGCGAGCCTCAGGGCTCCTCTTTGTCCCAAACATCCTCAGGAGAACAAGTAACTTGAAAGCCATCACAGCTGGAAAGCACTGA
- the TBC1D13 gene encoding TBC1 domain family member 13 has protein sequence MSRLHQSRIADFQEVLGEPTVALTKLRELCFSGIPFDGGLRCLCWKILLNYLPLEKALWSSLLKKQRDLYSQFLKEMIIQPGIAKANLGVSREDVTLEDHPLNPNPDSRWNTYFKDNEVLLQIDKDVRRLYPDMAFFQRPTDYPCLLILDPQNEFETLRRRVEQTTLKSQTVARNRSGVTNVSSPLKTTPSSLNEYEVLPNGCEAHWEVVERILFIYAKLNPGIAYVQGMNEIVGPLYYTFATDPNSEWKEHAEADTFFCFTNLMSEIRDNFIKSLDDSQCGITYKMEKVYSTLKEKDVELYLKLQEQNIKPQFFAFRWLTLLLSQEFLLPDVIRIWDSLFADDKRFDFLLLVCCAMLTLIRDQLLEGDFTLNMRLLQDYPISDVHLILKKAKELQDSK, from the exons ATGTCGCGGCTGCACCAGAGCAG GATCGCGGATTTCCAGGAGGTGCTCGGCGAACCCACGGTGGCTCTGACCAAGCTCCGTGAGCTGTGCTTCAGCG GAATTCCCTTTGATGGTGGGCTGCGCTGCCTGTGCTGGAAG ATACTCCTGAACTACCTCCCTTTAGAGAAAGCCTTATGGAGCTCTTTGCTGAAGAAACAGAG GGATCTGTATTCCCAGTTCCTAAAAGAAATGATTATCCAGCCTGGAATTGCCAAAGCAAACCTGGGTGTTTCAAGGGAAGATGTGACCTTAGAAGATCAC CCCCTCAATCCAAATCCAGACAGTCGATGGAACACTTACTTCAAGGATAACGAAGTGCTCCTCCAGATAGACAAAGATGTCAG GAGGCTGTACCCTGACATGGCGTTTTTCCAGCGCCCCACAGATTATCCCTGCCTGTTAATCCTGGACCCCCAGAACGAGTTTGAGACACTGCGCAGGCGGGTGGAGCAGACCACGCTCAAGTCACAGACGGTGGCACGAAACCGCAGTGGGGTGACAAAT GTGAGCTCCCCTCTTAAAACCACCCCCAGCTCTCTGAATGAGTATGAAGTTCTGCCCAACGGCTGCGAAGCTCACTGGGAAGTGGTGGAGCGCATCCTGTTCATCTATGCCAAGCTGAACCCCGGGATAGCCTATGTCCAGGGCATGAATGAAATCGTGGGGCCTCTTTACTACACCTTTGCTACAGACCCTAACAGCGAATGGAAAG AACATGCTGAAGCAGacacatttttctgctttaccAATCTAATGTCTGAAATTCGGGACAACTTCATTAAGAGCCTGGATGATTCTCAGTGTGGTATTACCTACAAAATGGAGAAGGTGTACTCCACCCTGAAGGAAAAAGATGTGGAGCTGTATTTGAAACTG CAAGAACAGAACATCAAACCCCAGTTCTTTGCCTTCCGCTGGCTGACGTTGCTCTTGTCCCAAGAGTTCCTGCTGCCGGATGTCATCCGCATCTGGGACTCCCTCTTTGCTGATGACAAGCGCTTCGATTTCCTCCTGCTCgtctgctgtgccatgctgaC ACTCATCCGGGATCAATTGCTGGAAGGAGATTTCACTCTAAACATGAGGCTGCTACAG GATTATCCTATCTCTGATGTTCATCTGATTTTGAAGAAGGCAAAGGAACTTCAAGATTCCAAGTAG
- the ZER1 gene encoding protein zer-1 homolog has translation MASDSPESLMTLCTDYCLRNLEGTLCYLLDNETLRLHPDIFLPSEICDKLVNEYVELVKTDSIFEPHESFFTLFSDPRSTRLARIHLREHIVQDQDLEAIRKQDLIELYLTNCEKLTAKSLQTLVSFSHTLISLSLFGCCNIFYEEENPGGCEDDCLVNPTRQVLVKDFTFEGFSRLRILNLGRLIEGVNVETLLRPLASLAALDLSGIQLNDVGFLTQWKDSLVSLVLYNMDLSEEHIQVIAQLRKLRHLDISRDHLSSYYKFKLTRRVLNLFVENLVNLTSLDISGHTMLENCTIPSMEENMGQTSIEPAKSSIAPFRGLKRPLQFLGLFETSLCRLTHIPAYKVSGDKNEEQVLNAIEAYTEHRPEITSRAINLLFDIARIERCSQLLRALQLVITALKCHKDDKNIQVTGSAALFYLTNSEYRMEQSVKLRRQVIQVVLNGMESYQEVTVQRNCCLTLCNFSIPEELEFQYRRVNELLLSILNQSRQDESIQRIAVHLCNALVCQVDNDHKEAVGKMGFVMTMLKLIQKKLADKTCDQVMEFSWSALWNITDETPDNCEMFLNYSGMKLFLECLKEFPEKQELHRNMLGLLGNVAEVKELRPQLMTSQFISVFSNLLESKADGIEVSYNACGVLSHIMFDGPEAWGICEPHREEVVKRMWAAIQSWDINSRRNINYRSFEPILRLLPQGISPVSQHWATWALYNLVSVYPDKYCPLLIKEGGIPLLKDMIKMASARQETKEMARKVIEHCSNFKEENMDTSR, from the exons ATGGCATCTGACAGTCCCGAGTCGCTGATGACCTTGTGCACCGATTACTGCCTTCGCAACCTGGAGGGGACTCTCTGCTACCTCCTGGACAACGAAACGCTCCGGCTCCATCCTGACATCTTCCTGCCAAGCGAGATCTGTGACAAACTTGTCAATGA GTATGTGGAGCTGGTGAAGACAGACAGCATCTTTGAACCCCATGAAAGCTTCTTCACCCTCTTCTCAGACCCACGGAGCACCAGGCTAGCTCGGATCCACCTGCGGGAACACATCGTGCAGGACCAGGACCTGGAGGCCATCAGGAAGCAG GATCTTATTGAGCTCTACCTGACTAACTGTGAGAAGCTGACAGCTAAGAGTCTGCAAACCTTGGTGAGCTTCAGCCACACACTGATCTCCCTGAGCCTCTTTGGCTGCTGCAATATCTTCTACGAGGAGGAGAACCCTGGGGGCTGTGAGGACGACTGCCTGGTGAACCCCACTCGCCAGGTCTTGGTCAAGGACTTTACTTTTGAAGGCTTCAGCCGCCTGCGCATCCTGAACCTGGGCCGCCTGATCGAGGGGGTAAATGTGGAGACACTGCTGCGGCCCTTGGCCTCCCTTGCAGCTCTCGACCTTTCTGGGATCCAGCTCAATGATGTGGGATTTCTGACCCAGTGGAAGGACAGTCTGGTTTCCTTAGTGCTTTACAACATGGACCTTTCAGAAGAGCACATACAAGTGATTGCACAGCTTCGCAAGCTCAG GCACCTGGATATCTCCCGAGACCATCTGTCCAGTTATTACAAGTTCAAGCTGACCCGGCGGGTTCTAAACTTGTTTGTGGAAAACCTGGTGAACCTCACTTCGCTCGACATCTCAGGGCACACCATGCTGGAGAACTGCACTATCCCCAGCATGGAGGAGAACATGGGCCAGACAAG CATTGAGCCAGCAAAGAGCAGCATTGCTCCCTTCCGGGGTCTGAAACGACCACTGCAGTTCTTGGGCCTTTTTGAAACATCCCTCTGCCGCCTGACCCATATTCCAGCCTACAAG GTGAGTGGAGACAAGAATGAAGAGCAAGTCCTGAATGCTATTGAGGCTTACACCGAGCACCGGCCGGAAATCACTTCCCGCGCCATCAACCTGCTTTTCGACATTGCCCGCATCGAGCGCTGCAGCCAGCTGCTGAGAGCCCTCCAG CTGGTGATCACAGCCCTCAAGTGCCACAAGGATGACAAAAACATCCAGGTGACGGgcagcgctgcgctgttctaCTTGACCAACTCCGAGTACCGCATGGAGCAGAGCGTGAAGCTGCGGCGCCAGGTCATCCAGGTGGTGCTGAACGGCATGGAGTCCTACCAGGAGGTCACA GTGCAGCGGAACTGCTGCCTGACGCTGTGTAACTTCAGCATTCCCGAGGAGCTGGAGTTCCAGTACCGCCGAGTGAacgagctgctgctgagcattCTCAACCAGAGCCGGCAGGACGAGTCCATCCAGCGCATCGCTGTGCACCTCTGCAATGCCCTGGTCTGCCAGGTGGACAACGACCACAAAGAAGCTGTGGGCAAGATGGGGTTTGTCATG ACAATGCTAAAGTTGATTCAGAAGAAGTTGGCTGATAAAACG TGTGATCAGGTGATGGAGTTCTCCTGGAGTGCCCTTTGGAACATCACTGATGAGACCCCAGATAACTGCGAGATGTTCCTTAACTACAGTGGCATGAAACTGTTCTTGGAGTGCTTGAAA GAGTTCCCAGAGAAACAGGAGCTGCACCGCAACATGCTGGGCCTCCTGGGCAATGTGGCAGAAGTGAAGGAGCTCCGCCCACAGCTCATGACCTCCCAGTTCATCAGTGTGTTCAG CAATCTGCTGGAGAGCAAAGCTGATGGGATTGAGGTGTCCTATAATGCCTGTGGAGTGCTCTCCCATATCATGTTTGATGGTCCAGAGGCCTGGGGGATCTGTGAGCCTCACAGAGAGGAAGTTGTGAAGAGGATGTGGGCAGCcatccagagctgggatatCAACTCCAGGAGAAATATCAATTACAG GTCATTTGAACCAATCCTTCGACTTCTTCCACAAGGGATCTCCCCAGTCAGCCAGCACTGGGCCACCTGGGCACTCTATAACCTGGTCTCTGTCTACC ctgACAAGTACTGCCCACTGCTGATCAAAGAAGGTGGGATTCCTCTCCTGAAGGACATGATTAAAATGGCCTCAGCACGACAAGAGACCAAGGAAATGGCCCG GAAAGTTATAGAGCACTGCAGTAACTTTAAGGAGGAGAACATGGACACTTCCAGATAG